From the Vibrio alginolyticus NBRC 15630 = ATCC 17749 genome, one window contains:
- a CDS encoding DUF4442 domain-containing protein, protein MLSALRRANLYLNLFGFSKVPLIWLCHPKIIAIDSKHVEVRIPLRRRTKNHLNSMYFGALAVGADVAGGFLAMSKAQEKGEAISLAFKGVKAEFLKRPEADVHFVCNDGHVIDEMLEHTLATGERVNRDVKIVALCPNLHGDEPMAEFSLTLSIKKAAQQRKEAA, encoded by the coding sequence ATGTTATCAGCTCTACGTCGTGCGAATTTGTATCTAAATCTGTTTGGCTTTTCGAAAGTGCCGCTGATTTGGCTTTGCCACCCTAAAATCATTGCGATAGATAGCAAGCATGTTGAGGTTCGTATCCCATTGCGCAGAAGAACGAAGAACCACCTGAATAGCATGTATTTCGGCGCTTTAGCCGTTGGCGCTGATGTTGCTGGTGGTTTTCTTGCTATGAGTAAAGCGCAAGAAAAGGGAGAAGCGATCTCGCTAGCATTTAAAGGTGTGAAAGCCGAGTTTTTAAAGCGCCCGGAAGCCGATGTGCACTTTGTTTGTAACGATGGTCATGTCATTGATGAGATGCTCGAGCACACCTTGGCAACGGGTGAACGAGTAAATCGTGACGTAAAAATTGTCGCGCTGTGTCCTAATTTACATGGTGACGAGCCAATGGCTGAATTTTCGCTTACTCTTTCGATAAAAAAAGCAGCCCAACAAAGAAAAGAGGCTGCCTAG
- a CDS encoding YajQ family cyclic di-GMP-binding protein → MPSFDIVSEIDTVELRNAVDNANRELSTRFDFRNVNASFELVEENVKMSAEGDFQLKQMRDILRGHLAKRNIDANAMDAQDPDVTGKNWHQTLLFRQGIDTPTAKKVVKLIKDAKLKVQASIQGDKVRVTGKKRDDLQATMAAIREAEMGIPFQFNNFRD, encoded by the coding sequence ATGCCATCGTTTGATATTGTTTCTGAAATCGATACGGTTGAACTACGTAACGCCGTTGATAATGCTAACCGTGAATTGTCTACTCGTTTCGATTTCCGCAACGTAAATGCGAGCTTTGAGCTAGTAGAAGAAAACGTAAAAATGTCTGCGGAAGGTGACTTCCAACTTAAGCAAATGCGCGACATTTTACGCGGCCACTTAGCGAAGCGTAACATTGACGCGAACGCAATGGATGCACAAGACCCAGACGTTACTGGTAAAAACTGGCACCAAACTCTGCTTTTCCGCCAAGGTATTGATACTCCAACGGCGAAAAAAGTAGTGAAACTTATCAAAGACGCAAAGTTAAAAGTACAAGCTTCTATTCAAGGCGACAAAGTACGTGTTACCGGTAAGAAACGCGACGACCTGCAAGCGACAATGGCAGCGATTCGTGAAGCAGAGATGGGTATCCCATTCCAGTTTAACAACTTCCGTGATTAA
- a CDS encoding Bax inhibitor-1/YccA family protein, giving the protein MNSPMFTRTSTQESALQTNKVLRNTYALLSMTLLWSAVVAGVAMAFNLPHPGIILMLVGFYGLLFLTEKNRNNSLGLVFTFLFTGFLGYTVGPILNMYIGAGMGDIVLTALGGTALSFMAASAYALTTKRDLSMMGGLMLSLFVVLVVGMIASFFIQSTLLHLALSSLFIIFSTMAILMTTQGIIRGGETNYISATVTLYVSIYNIFISLLSILGIMNDD; this is encoded by the coding sequence ATGAACAGTCCAATGTTTACCCGCACTTCAACTCAAGAAAGTGCTCTACAAACGAACAAAGTATTGCGTAATACTTACGCTCTACTTTCAATGACACTTTTATGGTCGGCAGTCGTTGCTGGCGTTGCAATGGCATTTAACCTTCCACATCCAGGTATCATCCTAATGCTGGTTGGTTTCTACGGCCTATTATTCTTAACAGAAAAAAACCGTAACAACAGTCTTGGCCTTGTGTTTACGTTCCTATTTACTGGCTTCTTAGGTTACACCGTTGGCCCTATTCTAAACATGTACATCGGTGCCGGCATGGGCGATATCGTATTAACCGCACTCGGTGGTACGGCACTATCTTTCATGGCAGCATCGGCATACGCACTAACAACGAAACGTGACCTATCGATGATGGGTGGCTTAATGCTATCACTATTTGTTGTGCTGGTTGTGGGCATGATTGCAAGCTTCTTTATTCAATCAACCCTTTTACACTTGGCGTTGAGCAGCTTGTTTATCATTTTCTCTACTATGGCGATCCTGATGACAACACAAGGCATTATTCGTGGCGGTGAAACAAACTATATCTCTGCGACAGTAACTTTGTATGTATCAATCTACAACATCTTCATCAGCCTACTAAGCATTCTAGGCATCATGAACGACGATTAA
- the yccX gene encoding acylphosphatase yields MNVKCERFIVKGHVQGVGFRYHTSHQGLKLGLTGYAKNLNNGDVEVMACGTDAQIVAFSEWLQEGPRTATVEQVMQEPASYKPLRGFKIL; encoded by the coding sequence ATGAACGTAAAGTGTGAGAGATTTATAGTAAAAGGTCACGTTCAAGGCGTCGGCTTTCGTTACCATACTTCCCATCAAGGATTGAAGCTAGGGTTAACAGGTTATGCGAAGAACCTAAACAATGGTGATGTTGAAGTGATGGCGTGTGGAACAGACGCGCAAATAGTTGCGTTTTCGGAATGGTTACAAGAAGGACCGCGAACGGCAACAGTAGAGCAAGTGATGCAGGAGCCTGCGTCGTATAAGCCGTTACGCGGTTTTAAAATTTTATGA
- a CDS encoding TusE/DsrC/DsvC family sulfur relay protein, producing MFVYNGKEIETDAQGYLLDHTQWEEGMIELLAKEEDIELTDAHLEVVHFVRDFYEEFNTSPAVRMLVKAMEKAHGPEKGNSKYLFKLFKKGPAKQATKLAGLPKPAKCL from the coding sequence ATGTTCGTTTACAACGGCAAAGAAATTGAAACGGATGCTCAAGGCTACTTATTGGATCATACTCAATGGGAAGAAGGTATGATTGAGCTTTTAGCAAAAGAAGAAGACATCGAGCTTACGGATGCTCATTTGGAAGTTGTGCATTTTGTGCGAGACTTTTATGAAGAGTTTAATACCTCCCCTGCAGTGCGTATGCTTGTGAAAGCGATGGAAAAAGCGCACGGCCCGGAAAAAGGTAACAGTAAGTATCTATTCAAGCTGTTTAAAAAGGGACCAGCCAAACAAGCAACCAAATTAGCCGGCCTACCAAAGCCAGCTAAATGCTTGTAG
- a CDS encoding precorrin-2 dehydrogenase/sirohydrochlorin ferrochelatase family protein: MRYFPLFLDLINKPVLVVGGGEVASRKVEALLKAGADVTIVSPTLVDFLSKLASEHQLRWVQRFYSSDIVTKSFVQVWATTDNPELNHQVYKDAKELGILVNVVDDKPYCDFITPSMINRGRIQIAISSGGASPVLIRNIREKLESILPQNMGLMADFANSKRNSIKEALPSVDLRRKFWEQFFSNPEVENARDNRELEAIYQATMATPLDEKGSCTWVHVGKDVEMLPIKAVRYMQQAELALYSTRCEANVLELIRRDAEREAFSSAAELSDMLAKAKAEKLRICVFIPQGTSEFVLLQGQDLVI; the protein is encoded by the coding sequence ATGCGATATTTTCCTCTGTTCTTAGATTTAATTAATAAACCCGTTCTCGTCGTGGGTGGTGGTGAGGTGGCAAGCCGAAAGGTGGAAGCGTTGCTAAAGGCTGGGGCGGATGTGACTATCGTTTCTCCGACGTTGGTTGATTTTCTGTCTAAGCTTGCTTCTGAGCATCAACTGCGCTGGGTACAACGTTTCTATTCGAGTGACATTGTCACTAAAAGCTTTGTTCAAGTGTGGGCGACGACAGACAATCCTGAGCTAAATCACCAAGTGTACAAAGATGCCAAAGAGCTAGGCATCTTGGTTAATGTTGTGGATGATAAGCCTTATTGTGATTTCATCACGCCGTCTATGATTAATCGTGGCCGTATCCAAATCGCTATCTCTAGTGGTGGAGCTTCGCCAGTTTTAATTCGAAACATCCGTGAAAAACTTGAATCGATACTGCCACAAAACATGGGGTTGATGGCGGACTTTGCTAACTCAAAGCGAAACTCAATTAAAGAGGCGCTGCCTAGTGTCGATTTACGCCGCAAGTTTTGGGAGCAATTCTTCTCGAACCCCGAGGTGGAAAACGCGCGAGATAATCGTGAGTTAGAAGCAATTTACCAAGCGACCATGGCAACACCTTTAGATGAAAAGGGAAGTTGTACTTGGGTTCATGTTGGGAAAGATGTTGAGATGTTGCCAATAAAAGCCGTACGCTATATGCAACAAGCGGAGCTGGCTCTGTACTCAACTCGATGTGAAGCGAATGTGTTAGAACTAATACGAAGAGATGCAGAAAGAGAAGCTTTCTCGAGCGCTGCTGAGCTTTCGGATATGCTGGCCAAGGCTAAAGCTGAAAAGCTTCGAATTTGCGTGTTCATACCACAAGGAACGAGCGAATTCGTATTGCTGCAAGGACAGGACTTAGTTATCTAG
- a CDS encoding methyl-accepting chemotaxis protein, which translates to MKEIPFRWIDKYLIHLKIQEKFYLLFVLPLLALVILTLVLNSAANTLISSMYQEELMLMKGLIEAGNLSQSQVASLIAGSETVSIGSGSQSVSVLNGAYSLVANHELSLWTALSTTQVSIICVSLFILALGVYYIMTFIGGAMFTMNKALNTLAGGDLTARMNFFPVRDEFSEIAITIDKVAEREQQMVLSIQESVALMQQISSDLNQSIHHSSDISATQQEHLNSLASATEQMASTIREVATLAHDSSTQTDDARNVAQSGQVKVENTLHSISNLSNEIQSASQAVAELDANAAQIDEVVTTINGISEQTNLLALNAAIEAARAGEQGRGFAVVADEVRALAGRTQQATVEIQTMIESLQRNSQSLTKLMEVTVNNANEGQNLMTEVNHEIGSLADKNQTISDSSIQIATAAEEQGVVADNIASSVEEIRVQADNVCNMISTTSQNVDQLRKQSDTMEALLTGLKA; encoded by the coding sequence ATGAAAGAAATTCCATTCCGCTGGATTGATAAGTATCTCATTCACTTAAAGATTCAAGAAAAGTTCTATTTGCTCTTCGTTCTCCCTCTTCTTGCTTTAGTCATTCTCACTCTCGTCCTTAATAGCGCGGCTAATACACTGATCTCAAGTATGTACCAAGAAGAGCTCATGCTTATGAAAGGTCTGATAGAGGCAGGCAACCTTTCTCAATCTCAAGTAGCAAGCCTCATAGCGGGTTCAGAAACCGTTTCTATTGGCTCTGGTTCGCAATCCGTGTCTGTTTTAAATGGTGCGTACAGTTTGGTTGCGAACCATGAACTTTCTTTATGGACTGCCCTATCAACGACTCAAGTAAGCATCATCTGTGTGAGCTTGTTTATTCTCGCTCTTGGCGTTTACTACATCATGACGTTTATTGGCGGCGCGATGTTCACGATGAACAAAGCCTTAAACACTCTTGCTGGTGGCGACCTAACTGCGAGAATGAACTTCTTCCCTGTTCGCGACGAGTTTAGTGAAATTGCTATTACGATAGACAAAGTTGCAGAACGAGAGCAACAAATGGTGCTGTCGATTCAAGAGTCTGTGGCGTTAATGCAACAAATTAGCTCAGACCTGAATCAATCGATTCATCACAGTTCAGATATTTCAGCGACTCAGCAGGAACACCTCAACTCTCTTGCGAGTGCAACTGAACAGATGGCATCAACGATTCGAGAAGTCGCGACACTAGCTCACGATTCAAGCACGCAAACCGATGATGCACGTAACGTGGCTCAGTCTGGACAAGTGAAAGTTGAGAATACGCTTCACTCGATTTCGAACCTTTCTAATGAGATTCAATCTGCGTCTCAAGCCGTTGCCGAGTTAGATGCCAATGCCGCACAAATTGATGAAGTCGTGACAACCATCAATGGGATCTCCGAGCAAACCAACCTACTTGCTCTGAACGCGGCGATTGAAGCTGCACGTGCTGGAGAACAAGGTCGTGGATTTGCGGTCGTTGCGGATGAGGTTCGCGCTCTTGCGGGACGCACTCAGCAAGCGACAGTTGAAATCCAAACGATGATTGAATCGTTACAGCGTAACAGCCAGTCGCTTACTAAGCTGATGGAAGTGACAGTTAATAATGCAAATGAGGGACAAAACCTCATGACGGAAGTGAATCACGAAATCGGCTCTTTGGCAGATAAAAATCAAACTATCTCCGACAGTAGCATTCAAATTGCAACAGCAGCTGAAGAGCAAGGTGTAGTCGCGGACAATATCGCCTCAAGCGTTGAAGAAATTCGAGTTCAAGCAGATAACGTGTGCAATATGATAAGCACGACTTCACAAAACGTTGATCAACTGCGTAAGCAAAGCGACACAATGGAAGCTCTACTTACTGGACTTAAAGCATAG
- a CDS encoding amino acid ABC transporter ATP-binding protein, giving the protein MTQQQDYMIQLKDMNKWYGEFHVLKNINLDVKRGEKIVICGPSGSGKSTMIRCINRLEEHQAGSIYVSGTELTEDLKNIEAVRREVGMCFQHFNLFPHLTVLENCTLAPIWVKKMPKDEAEAVAMKYLERVKIPDQAEKYPGQLSGGQQQRVAIARSLCMNPKVMLFDEPTSALDPEMVREVLDVMVELAEEGMTMLCVTHEMGFAKEVADRVIFMDAGEIIEENNPVDFFENPQSDRTQNFLAQILHH; this is encoded by the coding sequence ATGACGCAACAACAAGATTACATGATCCAATTGAAGGACATGAATAAATGGTATGGTGAGTTTCACGTACTAAAAAATATTAACCTCGACGTTAAGCGCGGGGAGAAAATCGTTATCTGTGGCCCATCTGGGTCGGGAAAATCAACGATGATTCGCTGTATTAACCGCCTTGAAGAGCACCAAGCAGGCAGCATTTACGTCTCTGGTACGGAATTAACTGAAGACTTAAAGAACATTGAAGCAGTACGCCGAGAAGTGGGCATGTGCTTTCAACACTTTAATCTCTTCCCTCATTTAACCGTACTGGAAAACTGTACGCTCGCGCCTATCTGGGTGAAGAAGATGCCAAAAGATGAGGCAGAAGCAGTTGCGATGAAATATCTGGAACGTGTTAAAATTCCAGACCAAGCGGAGAAGTATCCCGGTCAGCTGTCTGGTGGTCAGCAACAACGCGTGGCGATTGCTCGCTCTTTGTGTATGAACCCTAAAGTCATGCTTTTTGATGAGCCAACATCTGCACTCGACCCGGAAATGGTTCGCGAAGTACTGGATGTAATGGTCGAACTCGCCGAGGAAGGCATGACTATGCTTTGTGTGACACATGAAATGGGCTTTGCTAAAGAAGTTGCCGATCGCGTGATATTCATGGACGCAGGAGAGATCATCGAAGAAAACAACCCTGTTGATTTCTTCGAAAATCCTCAATCGGATAGGACCCAAAATTTCCTAGCGCAAATCTTACACCACTAA
- a CDS encoding amino acid ABC transporter substrate-binding protein — protein MANKLTVLASVVAASTAMMATSAQAADTTLDKVTKQGFLTCGVSTGLPGFSNPNSKGEWEGIDVEYCQALAAAVLGDKTKVKYVPLTAKERFTALQSGEIDVLSRNTTWTLHRDTALGLNFVGVNYYDGQGFMVKKELGISSAKELDGASVCVQSGTTTELNLADYFRNQGMAYKPVVFDTAAQTSKGFDAGRCDVLTTDQSGLYALRLNLKDPSSAAVLPEIISKEPLGPVVRQGDDQWFNIAKWTLSAMINAEEYGISSKNADEMLKSTDPNIKRILGVDGPKGKGLGIRDDWGYQVIKQVGNYGESFERTVGTGSPLEISRGVNALWNAGGFMYAPPIR, from the coding sequence ATGGCAAATAAACTCACAGTTCTTGCTTCCGTCGTAGCGGCTTCTACTGCGATGATGGCAACATCAGCTCAAGCAGCAGACACTACTCTGGACAAAGTCACAAAACAAGGCTTTCTTACTTGTGGCGTAAGTACCGGTCTACCTGGTTTCTCTAACCCTAACTCAAAAGGCGAATGGGAAGGTATCGACGTAGAATATTGCCAAGCACTGGCTGCAGCCGTTCTTGGGGATAAAACGAAAGTTAAATATGTACCCCTAACCGCAAAAGAACGTTTCACTGCGCTTCAATCTGGTGAGATTGATGTGCTTTCCCGTAACACGACCTGGACTCTCCACCGTGACACTGCACTGGGCCTAAACTTCGTAGGTGTGAACTACTACGATGGTCAAGGTTTTATGGTGAAGAAGGAACTTGGTATCTCAAGTGCTAAAGAGCTTGATGGTGCGTCGGTATGTGTTCAATCAGGTACAACAACCGAGCTAAACCTTGCAGATTATTTCCGCAACCAAGGCATGGCGTACAAACCAGTGGTATTCGACACAGCGGCGCAAACTTCGAAAGGTTTTGATGCGGGACGCTGTGACGTATTAACAACTGACCAATCTGGCCTTTATGCACTACGTTTGAATTTGAAAGATCCGTCCTCTGCGGCCGTTCTTCCAGAAATCATCTCTAAAGAGCCACTAGGTCCAGTCGTTCGTCAAGGCGATGATCAATGGTTTAACATCGCTAAGTGGACATTGTCTGCGATGATTAACGCTGAAGAATACGGTATTAGTTCGAAGAATGCGGATGAAATGCTGAAGTCAACAGATCCAAACATCAAACGTATCCTCGGTGTTGATGGCCCTAAAGGCAAAGGTTTGGGTATTCGTGATGATTGGGGCTACCAAGTTATCAAACAAGTTGGTAATTATGGTGAAAGCTTCGAGCGTACAGTCGGTACTGGTTCGCCGTTAGAAATCTCTCGTGGCGTTAATGCGCTATGGAATGCGGGCGGCTTTATGTACGCGCCACCAATCCGATAG
- a CDS encoding chromosome partitioning protein ParB: MSKQRYIEINDNVKSTWSIERIWQLAESLPVEEISIDDIKGPNEVTWFSHEGPQPTCREIAKHCQRINNADLSYPVILTSDYRVFDGMHRIAKQIMLGEETIKVRRFRENPEADEVIELSVEQA, encoded by the coding sequence ATGTCGAAACAACGTTACATTGAGATTAATGACAATGTAAAATCCACTTGGTCCATCGAGCGTATTTGGCAACTTGCAGAATCCTTACCTGTAGAAGAAATTTCGATTGATGATATCAAAGGCCCAAATGAAGTGACTTGGTTTAGTCATGAAGGGCCACAGCCAACCTGCCGTGAAATTGCAAAACATTGCCAACGAATCAACAATGCTGATTTGTCGTATCCGGTAATCTTAACCAGTGACTATCGTGTTTTTGACGGTATGCACCGAATCGCCAAGCAAATCATGTTAGGAGAGGAAACGATCAAAGTGAGACGCTTTAGAGAAAATCCAGAAGCTGACGAAGTTATCGAGTTGTCAGTAGAGCAGGCGTAA
- a CDS encoding 3-deoxy-7-phosphoheptulonate synthase, whose product MPIKTDELRTQPLGPMPTPAELGSVHPITDDVADRIAQSRRQIENILSGEDDRLLAIVGPCSVHDTEAAIDYATRLSEIQDKYKDELFIVMRTYFEKPRTVVGWKGLITDPNLDGSYALEAGLHKARKLLLDINKLGLATATEFLDMITGQYIADLITWGAIGARTTESQIHREMASALSCPVGFKNGTNGNVKIAIDAIRASKASHYFYSPDKNGRMTVYRTSGNPYGHIILRGGEKGPNFDEASVKQACDALAEFGLPQRLVVDFSHANCQKQHRKQIDVAQDICNQIKSGSTRIAGIMAESFILEGNQPMTDINNLTYGQSITDPCLGWEDTATMLDMLASAVKSRKSL is encoded by the coding sequence ATGCCTATAAAAACAGATGAATTGAGAACCCAGCCTTTGGGTCCAATGCCTACCCCAGCAGAGCTAGGTAGTGTACATCCTATTACGGATGACGTTGCAGACCGTATCGCTCAATCTCGTCGTCAGATTGAAAACATTTTATCGGGTGAAGACGATCGCCTTCTTGCGATTGTAGGTCCGTGTTCTGTTCACGACACTGAAGCTGCCATTGATTACGCCACTCGCCTGAGTGAAATCCAAGACAAGTACAAAGACGAACTGTTTATCGTGATGCGTACTTACTTTGAAAAGCCTCGTACAGTAGTTGGTTGGAAAGGTTTGATTACGGACCCTAACCTAGATGGTTCTTACGCACTTGAAGCTGGTCTTCATAAAGCTCGTAAACTACTACTGGATATCAACAAGCTTGGTCTTGCGACTGCTACTGAGTTTCTTGATATGATCACTGGCCAATACATCGCGGATTTGATCACTTGGGGCGCGATTGGTGCTCGCACAACGGAATCACAAATTCACCGTGAAATGGCGTCGGCACTATCTTGCCCAGTTGGTTTCAAAAATGGCACAAATGGCAACGTAAAAATTGCAATTGATGCAATTCGCGCATCGAAAGCATCGCATTACTTCTACTCGCCAGATAAGAACGGTCGAATGACGGTTTACCGCACAAGTGGCAACCCTTACGGTCATATTATTCTGCGCGGTGGAGAAAAAGGCCCTAACTTTGATGAAGCATCAGTCAAACAAGCATGTGATGCTTTAGCTGAGTTTGGATTGCCACAACGTTTGGTTGTGGATTTCAGCCATGCAAACTGTCAGAAGCAACACAGAAAACAAATCGACGTAGCTCAAGACATTTGTAACCAAATTAAGTCAGGCAGCACTCGTATTGCGGGTATCATGGCAGAAAGCTTTATTCTTGAAGGCAATCAGCCAATGACTGACATCAATAACCTAACGTATGGTCAGTCTATTACAGATCCATGCCTAGGTTGGGAAGACACTGCTACAATGCTAGATATGCTGGCAAGCGCTGTTAAGTCCCGAAAGTCCCTATAA
- a CDS encoding amino acid ABC transporter permease — protein MSTHQFQPDLPPPANTVGFVGWMRKNLFNGPINSIVTVILAYIVVTAIWYIVDWAFINADWIGSTRDDCSRDGACWVFISVRWEQFMYGFYPESELWRPRLFYITLAMFTVLLAYEKTPKRMWIWLFFVNIYPFIIAGLLYGGVFGLEVVDTHKWGGLLVTLIIALVGIVVSLPIGVVLALGRRSEMPIIRSICTVYIEVWRGVPLITVLFMASVMLPLFMSEGSETDKLIRALIGVVMFASAYMAEVVRGGLQAIPKGQYEAADALGLSYWKKTGLIILPQALKITIPSIVNTFIGLFKDTSLVLIIGMFDVLGIGQAANTDPEWLGFATESYVFVALVFWVFCFGMSRYSIWLENKLHTGHKR, from the coding sequence ATGAGTACTCATCAATTTCAACCGGATCTCCCGCCACCCGCCAATACTGTAGGCTTCGTTGGTTGGATGCGGAAAAATCTATTTAATGGCCCTATCAATTCCATTGTTACTGTCATTCTTGCGTATATTGTCGTAACTGCAATATGGTATATCGTGGATTGGGCGTTTATTAACGCAGACTGGATTGGCTCAACGCGTGACGACTGTAGCCGAGATGGTGCTTGCTGGGTATTTATCAGCGTGCGCTGGGAGCAGTTCATGTATGGTTTTTATCCAGAGTCCGAACTATGGCGCCCTCGCCTTTTCTATATCACATTGGCCATGTTTACTGTTTTACTCGCGTATGAGAAGACACCGAAACGGATGTGGATTTGGCTTTTCTTCGTAAACATCTACCCATTCATCATCGCTGGGCTGTTGTACGGGGGTGTCTTTGGACTAGAAGTGGTCGATACACACAAATGGGGTGGATTACTCGTTACGCTCATTATTGCGTTAGTTGGTATCGTAGTTTCACTGCCAATTGGTGTGGTACTTGCGCTTGGTAGACGTTCAGAGATGCCGATCATTCGCAGCATTTGTACCGTCTACATTGAAGTTTGGCGTGGCGTTCCGCTGATTACGGTTTTGTTCATGGCTTCGGTTATGCTTCCATTATTTATGTCTGAAGGTTCAGAGACAGATAAACTGATTCGCGCCCTTATCGGTGTGGTTATGTTTGCCTCCGCTTACATGGCAGAAGTGGTACGCGGTGGTCTACAAGCCATTCCGAAAGGTCAATATGAAGCCGCTGATGCGCTTGGGTTAAGTTACTGGAAAAAGACTGGGCTGATTATCTTGCCACAGGCGCTAAAGATTACTATTCCTTCTATCGTGAACACCTTCATCGGTTTGTTTAAAGACACCAGTTTGGTACTCATCATTGGTATGTTTGACGTACTCGGTATAGGGCAAGCAGCAAACACCGACCCTGAATGGTTAGGTTTTGCTACAGAAAGTTATGTATTTGTCGCGTTAGTGTTTTGGGTATTTTGTTTTGGCATGTCGCGCTATTCGATATGGCTTGAAAACAAACTTCATACCGGTCACAAACGATAA
- a CDS encoding amino acid ABC transporter permease, with protein sequence MKPTQDASPSTMSKPSGSKSLIYNPAFRSAIFQIIAIAALVFFFYTIVNNALNNLDARGIATGFGFLNQEAGFGIGLTLIEYDETYSYGRTFIIGLLNTALVSVLGIILATVIGFTMGVARLSSNWLVSRLAAVYIETFRNIPLLLQIFFWYFAVLQALPSPRQSLSLGEAIFLNVRGLYFPAPTMEPGSSYVIAALIFGVIASLLINVWANNKQRLTGQQTPMGRIVLGLVVGLPLVVYFLAGMPISLNYPELKGFNFRGGISIIPELAALLLALSVYTASFIAEIVRSGINAVSHGQTEAAMSLGLPRSKTLKLVVIPQALRIIIPPLTSQYLNLTKNSSLAMAIGYPDLVSVFAGTTLNQTGQAIEIIAMTMGVYLTLSLITSALMNLYNRKVALVER encoded by the coding sequence ATGAAACCGACACAAGATGCATCGCCAAGTACGATGTCCAAACCAAGCGGAAGCAAGAGCCTGATTTATAATCCTGCCTTTCGTTCTGCTATTTTCCAGATCATTGCCATTGCTGCACTGGTATTTTTCTTTTACACGATTGTAAACAACGCTCTCAATAACTTAGATGCTCGTGGTATTGCAACGGGCTTCGGTTTTCTGAATCAAGAAGCCGGGTTTGGTATTGGGTTAACATTAATTGAATACGATGAAACGTACTCTTACGGTAGAACATTTATCATCGGCCTTCTTAATACGGCGTTAGTCTCTGTATTAGGTATTATTCTGGCTACTGTGATTGGCTTTACCATGGGGGTTGCCCGCCTTTCTTCTAACTGGTTAGTTAGTCGTTTAGCGGCAGTTTATATCGAAACTTTCCGAAATATCCCCCTTCTTCTGCAAATATTCTTCTGGTATTTCGCTGTTCTTCAAGCATTACCCTCACCACGCCAAAGCTTAAGTCTTGGTGAAGCTATTTTCCTGAACGTTCGTGGCTTATATTTCCCTGCACCGACTATGGAACCTGGCAGTAGCTACGTTATTGCCGCGTTAATCTTCGGGGTAATCGCAAGCTTATTAATTAATGTATGGGCGAATAATAAGCAACGTCTCACTGGGCAACAAACCCCAATGGGAAGAATAGTTTTGGGTTTAGTTGTTGGCCTTCCATTGGTTGTGTACTTCCTTGCTGGTATGCCAATTTCACTGAATTATCCTGAACTAAAAGGGTTTAACTTCCGAGGTGGTATTAGCATTATTCCTGAATTGGCTGCGCTACTTTTGGCATTGAGTGTTTATACAGCTTCTTTCATTGCTGAGATTGTGCGCTCTGGTATTAATGCGGTTAGCCATGGTCAAACCGAAGCAGCGATGTCGCTAGGCTTACCACGCTCGAAAACTTTAAAGCTTGTTGTCATTCCTCAAGCGTTACGAATTATTATTCCACCTTTAACCAGTCAATATCTCAACCTCACCAAAAACTCATCGTTAGCGATGGCGATTGGTTATCCAGATCTTGTCTCTGTGTTTGCTGGTACTACCCTGAACCAAACGGGACAAGCGATTGAGATCATTGCGATGACGATGGGCGTGTACTTGACATTAAGTCTGATTACGTCTGCATTAATGAACTTGTATAACCGTAAAGTCGCGCTGGTGGAGAGATAA